A region of Halarcobacter mediterraneus DNA encodes the following proteins:
- a CDS encoding transporter substrate-binding domain-containing protein, with the protein MIYKFILIITLFVNFLQGNINKDIKNISALVAPHLYELNNDSLENILENYLKNNQNIKYLILYDTLVNKKYLSYYKNKDKVIKNSFNPKQLNFNCEKVSIDIRYKNEKIGSLEICKESDNALNLTKEEKLWLEKNKVIKVHNEYDWAPFNFNEHKTAKGYSIDYIKLLAKSLGLEIKFVTGTWNESLQKAYNKEIDVMLNIAKTKQRQKHLSYVGIYARNITSILTKKTRDDISNIDSLLGKKVSVVEGFIYEKFLEENYPKIEIIKYKNTLDSIKAVIYDEVDATLGKTASLNYIMNENVIKGLKYTADVKVNDPEMENLYIAVRNDKPILGSLLKKAMQKVSIEEMDKLKLKWFNQKRRVQFTKEEYKWLDKKRVIRYSEVNWKPLAIIEKNSMTGIIGDYLNIVAEATGIEFEFVPSNSWPEVLEKFKNKEIDLVPGIGDTKEETSLGAVSKKYATFPMVIISNESVNYIDSLDDIKNKVLSIPKFYTSYNYIKEIYPNIKIIETENIFDALLNVSNKDADIFLGHLAPTIYYMTKIGKDNLKIVGNSGVNFKHHFLINPELPELLSITNKVFDSLTQKERDKIYNGWIDVKVKQNLGFSLKKILSYLLPLLFIILLIILIIIYWNRKLKILVDKKTADIFSKKQELQSLVDSFDRNVIFVQTDLNGIITHPSKAFCEISKYSESELKGKGSNIVRHPDSDENLFKELWQTIKAQKRWSGEIKNMAKDGTTYWLYSKIEPAYNKSLEFIGFKAISQDITNRKIVESLSKNLEKKVEERTFDLQKAKNEIELMHQNTKDSIEYASLIQSSLIPSNELFEKHFSDSFQLWEPKDIVGGDIYLFEELNDNECILMLIDCTGHGVSGAFVTMLVKAIERQIIAFIKNNNEKVSPAKILSIFNKSMKHLLKQETADSISNVGFDGSIIYYNKKEKIIKFSGAELPLIFTYNKKVNIIKGNRHSVGYKKSQASYTFDEHEVEVQKGMTFYLASDGYWDQNGGKKGFPFGKRSFLKLLEKYSLYPLSKQKELLTNDLFLYQNKNERNDDITIIGFKI; encoded by the coding sequence ATGATATATAAATTTATACTAATTATTACTTTATTTGTAAACTTTCTTCAAGGAAATATAAATAAAGATATTAAAAATATTTCTGCTTTAGTTGCCCCTCATTTATATGAATTAAATAATGATTCTTTAGAAAACATTTTAGAAAACTATTTAAAAAATAATCAAAATATAAAATATTTGATTTTATATGATACATTAGTTAATAAAAAGTACCTTTCCTATTATAAAAACAAAGATAAAGTTATAAAAAATAGTTTTAACCCAAAACAATTAAACTTTAATTGTGAAAAGGTAAGTATTGATATTAGATACAAAAATGAAAAAATTGGTTCCCTTGAAATATGCAAAGAAAGTGATAATGCTCTAAATCTTACAAAAGAAGAAAAACTTTGGCTAGAAAAAAATAAAGTTATAAAAGTTCATAATGAATATGATTGGGCTCCTTTTAATTTTAATGAACATAAAACAGCAAAAGGTTATTCAATAGATTATATAAAACTTTTAGCAAAATCTTTAGGTTTAGAAATTAAATTTGTTACTGGAACTTGGAACGAATCTTTACAAAAAGCATATAATAAAGAAATTGATGTAATGCTAAATATTGCAAAAACCAAGCAAAGACAAAAGCATTTATCTTATGTAGGTATTTATGCAAGAAACATAACTTCAATTTTAACAAAAAAAACTAGAGATGATATTTCAAATATTGATTCTTTACTTGGCAAAAAAGTTTCTGTTGTTGAAGGCTTTATTTATGAGAAGTTTTTAGAAGAAAACTATCCAAAAATAGAAATTATAAAATATAAAAATACCTTAGATAGTATTAAAGCTGTAATATATGATGAAGTTGATGCAACATTAGGTAAAACAGCAAGTTTAAATTATATAATGAATGAAAATGTTATAAAGGGATTAAAATATACAGCAGATGTTAAAGTAAATGATCCAGAAATGGAGAATTTATATATTGCAGTAAGAAATGATAAACCAATATTAGGCTCTTTACTGAAAAAAGCTATGCAAAAAGTATCTATTGAAGAAATGGATAAATTAAAATTAAAATGGTTTAACCAAAAAAGAAGAGTTCAGTTTACAAAAGAAGAGTATAAATGGTTAGATAAAAAAAGAGTTATACGATATAGTGAAGTTAATTGGAAACCTTTAGCTATTATAGAAAAAAACTCTATGACAGGTATTATTGGAGATTATTTAAATATTGTTGCTGAAGCTACAGGTATTGAATTTGAATTTGTTCCTTCAAATTCCTGGCCAGAGGTTTTAGAAAAGTTCAAAAATAAAGAAATTGATTTAGTACCAGGTATAGGAGATACAAAAGAGGAAACTTCCTTAGGAGCAGTTTCAAAAAAATATGCTACTTTTCCTATGGTTATAATAAGTAACGAGAGTGTAAATTATATTGACTCTTTAGATGATATAAAAAATAAAGTTTTATCTATCCCAAAATTTTATACAAGTTATAATTATATAAAAGAGATATATCCAAATATAAAAATAATTGAAACAGAAAATATTTTTGATGCTTTGTTAAATGTATCCAATAAAGACGCAGATATTTTTTTAGGACATTTAGCTCCAACTATTTATTATATGACAAAAATAGGAAAAGATAATCTTAAAATTGTAGGAAATTCAGGAGTTAATTTTAAACATCATTTTTTAATCAACCCTGAATTACCTGAACTTCTATCTATTACAAATAAAGTCTTTGATTCTTTAACTCAAAAAGAAAGAGATAAAATCTATAATGGTTGGATTGATGTTAAAGTGAAGCAAAATTTAGGTTTTTCTCTTAAAAAAATACTATCATATCTTCTACCATTATTATTTATTATTCTTTTAATTATACTAATAATAATTTACTGGAATAGAAAGCTAAAAATTTTAGTTGATAAAAAAACAGCTGATATTTTTAGTAAAAAGCAAGAACTACAATCTTTAGTGGATTCTTTTGATAGAAATGTGATTTTTGTACAAACTGATTTAAATGGAATTATAACTCATCCAAGTAAAGCTTTTTGTGAAATTTCAAAATATTCAGAATCTGAACTAAAAGGAAAAGGAAGTAACATTGTTCGACATCCTGATTCAGATGAAAACTTATTTAAAGAATTATGGCAAACAATAAAAGCCCAAAAACGTTGGTCTGGGGAAATAAAAAATATGGCAAAAGATGGTACAACTTATTGGTTGTATTCAAAAATTGAACCTGCATATAATAAAAGCTTAGAGTTTATTGGTTTTAAAGCAATTAGTCAAGATATAACAAATAGAAAGATTGTTGAAAGCCTAAGTAAAAACTTAGAAAAGAAAGTTGAAGAGCGAACTTTTGATTTACAAAAGGCAAAAAATGAAATAGAATTAATGCATCAAAATACTAAAGATAGTATAGAGTATGCTTCTTTAATTCAAAGTTCTCTTATTCCTTCAAATGAATTATTTGAAAAACATTTTTCTGATAGTTTTCAACTTTGGGAACCTAAAGATATAGTGGGTGGAGATATTTACTTATTTGAAGAACTTAATGATAATGAATGTATTTTAATGCTAATAGATTGTACTGGTCATGGAGTTTCTGGTGCTTTTGTTACAATGTTAGTAAAAGCAATAGAAAGACAAATTATAGCTTTTATTAAAAATAATAATGAAAAAGTAAGTCCTGCAAAAATATTGTCTATTTTTAATAAGAGTATGAAACACTTATTAAAACAAGAAACTGCTGATTCTATTTCTAATGTAGGTTTTGATGGCAGTATAATTTATTATAATAAAAAAGAAAAAATTATTAAATTTTCAGGGGCTGAGCTACCTTTAATTTTTACTTATAATAAAAAAGTAAATATAATAAAAGGAAATAGACATTCAGTAGGTTATAAAAAGAGTCAAGCCTCTTATACCTTTGATGAACATGAAGTTGAAGTTCAAAAGGGAATGACTTTTTATCTAGCAAGTGATGGTTATTGGGATCAAAATGGTGGTAAAAAAGGCTTTCCTTTTGGAAAAAGAAGTTTTCTTAAATTATTAGAAAAGTATTCTTTATATCCTTTATCTAAACAGAAAGAACTTTTAACGAATGATTTATTTTTATATCAAAATAAAAATGAAAGAAACGATGATATTACTATTATAGGATTTAAAATATGA
- a CDS encoding SiaB family protein kinase, producing the protein MNIGLIQNLVKEDGIIFLTYGGFLSQSLISSMTEALEKEAQKCDLNMGLANNIFTIFIELAQNMMNYSKNKTLNNKEPNSEGLIIVTKDEKGKYYIHSQNIVSIDDKNKLENKLNHINTLSNEKIKEEYKELRRSGKLTHEKGGGIGFYEIAKKSDKIDFEFKNINNDKFYFHFIAEINTNKENSI; encoded by the coding sequence ATGAATATAGGCTTAATACAAAACCTTGTAAAAGAAGATGGAATAATATTCTTAACTTATGGTGGATTCCTATCTCAATCACTAATAAGCTCAATGACTGAAGCTTTAGAAAAGGAAGCTCAAAAGTGTGACTTAAATATGGGCTTAGCTAATAATATTTTCACTATATTTATAGAACTTGCTCAAAATATGATGAATTATTCAAAAAACAAAACCCTTAATAATAAAGAACCTAATTCAGAAGGTTTAATAATTGTTACAAAAGATGAAAAAGGAAAATACTATATTCATAGCCAAAATATAGTAAGTATTGACGATAAAAATAAATTAGAAAATAAATTAAATCACATAAATACCTTATCCAATGAAAAAATTAAAGAAGAATATAAAGAACTTAGAAGAAGTGGAAAACTCACCCATGAAAAAGGTGGAGGAATTGGTTTTTATGAAATTGCCAAAAAAAGTGATAAAATAGATTTTGAATTTAAAAATATAAATAATGATAAATTCTATTTCCATTTTATAGCAGAAATTAATACAAACAAGGAGAATTCAATTTAA
- a CDS encoding type 2 periplasmic-binding domain-containing protein, with the protein MRILIFILLTFCIGNTLEIVFEQRKPYVEKTEDSIKGLVGKPIINALNKAQIEYILKEKPFKRQLYEIKSNTKEICALGWFKTKEREKFSKYSTVVYQDKPLGIIALSNKNFLNHIHIDKLFSLSNLKVLVKASYSYGTILDEKLKNPKLKKNEVFSSHEKMLNLIKNKRADYMFISKEEADVLLKNEKKLSYYSLEGLPTGNKRYLMCSKLVEDTTIKKINKFLKDKK; encoded by the coding sequence ATGAGAATATTAATCTTTATATTATTAACTTTTTGTATAGGAAATACCTTAGAGATAGTTTTTGAACAGAGAAAACCCTATGTTGAAAAAACAGAGGACTCAATAAAAGGTTTAGTTGGAAAACCTATTATAAATGCTTTAAATAAGGCTCAAATAGAATATATATTAAAAGAAAAACCTTTTAAAAGACAATTATATGAAATTAAATCAAATACAAAAGAAATTTGTGCTTTAGGTTGGTTTAAAACAAAAGAAAGAGAAAAGTTTTCAAAGTATTCTACTGTTGTATATCAAGATAAACCTTTAGGAATTATTGCTTTATCTAATAAGAATTTTCTTAATCATATTCATATTGATAAACTTTTTTCTTTAAGTAACCTAAAAGTATTAGTTAAGGCTTCCTACTCTTATGGCACAATTTTAGATGAAAAATTAAAAAATCCAAAACTAAAGAAAAATGAAGTATTTTCAAGTCATGAAAAAATGCTTAATTTGATAAAAAATAAAAGAGCTGATTATATGTTTATCTCTAAAGAAGAAGCAGATGTTTTATTAAAAAATGAAAAAAAACTATCTTATTATTCTTTGGAAGGTCTTCCAACTGGAAATAAACGATATTTAATGTGTTCTAAACTTGTAGAAGACACTACTATAAAAAAAATAAATAAATTTCTAAAAGATAAAAAATGA